Proteins from a single region of Urocitellus parryii isolate mUroPar1 chromosome 4, mUroPar1.hap1, whole genome shotgun sequence:
- the LOC113193808 gene encoding protein PIP-1-like — protein MGKHLLLLLLGLSLLWGFLQALTCVQCPRINAKGICKSEKSSCQAHGSQQCFLRKVYEGDRFLYGYQGCSDLCIPMSLFNRNVKVDLMCCSNTSFCNRL, from the exons ATGGGAAAGCACCTGTTGCTGCTACTGCTGGGCCTCTCCTTGTTATGGGGATTCCTGCAAG CTCTGACGTGTGTCCAGTGCCCTCGTATCAATGCTAAAGGGATTTGCAAGAGTGAGAAAAGCTCCTGTCAGGCTCATGGCAGCCAGCAATGCTTCCTGAGGAAAGTCTATGAAG gTGACAGATTCCTGTATGGGTACCAGGGCTGTAGTGACTTGTGCATTCCCATGTCCCTCTTCAACCGAAATGTGAAAGTGGATTTAATGTGCTGCAGTAACACATCTTTCTGTAACAGGCTTTAG